A region from the Zonotrichia leucophrys gambelii isolate GWCS_2022_RI chromosome Z, RI_Zleu_2.0, whole genome shotgun sequence genome encodes:
- the PJA2 gene encoding E3 ubiquitin-protein ligase Praja-2 isoform X1 — translation MGQGLGRYAWPKPAGAYQTFTGGRRHSFVGFRPFLNNQDIDGHQQNDDCKQLELEDVQKENSLSFSEDSSPFVQVSEPLSKDAGTREPVCQSASSQTSPFSVFSYDLEGNQTSRDLMNPYEKSEDAAEYTSGGHNDLNGKNGIAFVNIDSYEPDSSDGEEEDGLDKFSWIREAAGLIQGRLDNILSQCQKDMESINDLESRLSAFNHSVYKESCEEAGPIPLACPNNKRPKSAEDEATPKISLGDDSYEAQQIKHIVDVGIGTPVSAADVLNICDGDSDQENSSELVVRPKIRKQNTAKQLEREKHLPSDDEEENVSWRRIGTADVLQCHPECPLRGGKDEMSSGMFFLSKMRTHQKNIEIDLRRNALTREQNNVLSDSAFWNEFEDHNTHYLMSHKDDDSSECSDGEWSTSVPSYFTAVEKEQSSSDESWETVSCREERDPGVQRSSSGVTEESTDFCFQEEEQALLEEGEIPWLQYREEVESSSDEENDPIRDFVHLGFFLLDGNNNLEDDSSVSEDLDVEWRLLDEFGDGLGLGQAIPYMEPQFLTYMALEGHLEAVETALAQLESLTFDAEQTHPPATKQTIDSLPQIVVTGDYNGQEQCCTICCSEYVEGEIITELPCHHLFHKPCITLWLQRSGTCPVCRHVLAPVLPEAADDTVFFI, via the exons ATGGGCCAAGGACTTGGCAGATATGCCTGGCCCAAACCTGCAGGAGCATATCAGACTTTTACAGGTGGAAGAAGACATTCCTTTGTTGGGTTTAGACCGTTTTTGAATAATCAAGACATAGATGGACATCAACAGAACGACGACTGCAAACAATTAGAATTGGAAGATGTTCAGAAAGAGAATTCTTTAT CTTTCTCTGAAGATTCTAGTCCATTTGTTCAAGTTTCTGAGCCTTTGTCAAAAGATGCTGGCACTAGAGAACCTGTTTGCCAAAGTGCATCAAGCCAAACATCACCATTTTCTGTATTCTCTTATGACTTAGAAGGCAACCAAACCTCACGGGACCTGATGAATCCTTATGAAAAATCTGAGGACGCTGCAGAATACACATCTGGAGGGCATAATGATTTGAATGGTAAAAATGGAATTGCTTTTGTAAACATTGACTCTTATGAGCCAGATAGCAGTGAtggagaggaagaggatggtCTAGACAAATTTTCTTGGATAAGAGAAGCAGCAGGTCTAATTCAGGGAAGACTAGATAACATACTTTCTCAGTGTCAAAAAGACATGGAGTCTATTAATGACTTAGAATCCCGACTCTCTGCTTTCAACCACAGTGTTTATAAAGAAAGTTGTGAAGAAGCAGGACCAATACCTTTGGCATGTCCAAACAATAAGAGACCTAAATCTGCTGAAGATGAAGCTACACCAAAAATTAGCCTGGGTGATGACAGTTATGAAGCACAGCAGATAAAACACATAGTGGATGTAGGAATTGGAACCCCTGTATCAGCTGCTGATGTGTTAAACATCTGTGATGGAGACTCTGACCAAGAAAATTCATCTGAACTAGTAGTGAGACctaaaattagaaaacaaaatactgcTAAACaactggagagagaaaaacatctcCCTAGTGATGatgaagaggaaaatgtttCCTGGAGGAGAATTGGAACTGCTGATGTCCTGCAGTGCCATCCTGAGTGCCCCTTGAGAGGTGGCAAAGATGAGATGAGTTCTGGTATGTTCTTTCTCTCAAAAATGCGCACTCATCAAAAGAACATAGAAATAGACTTAAGAAGAAATGCACTAACTCGAGAGCAAAACAATGTTCTAAGTGACAGTGCTTTTTGGAATGAGTTTGAAGACCACAACACACATTACTTAATGTCCCATAAAGATGATGACAg CTCAGAGTGCAGTGATGGAGAATGGTCTACATCTGTGCCCTCCTATTTTACTGCTGTGGAAAAAGAGCAGTCCTCAAGTGATGAAAGCTGGGAGACTGTCTCGTGCAGGGAGGAGCGTGACCCTGgtgtgcagaggagcagcagtggtgtGACAGAGGAGAGCACAGACTTCTGTTTCCAAGAAGA gGAGCAGGCATTATTGGAGGAAGGTGAAATTCCTTGGTTACAGTACCGAGAAGAAGTAGAAAGTAGCAGCGATGAGGAAAATGATCCAATTCGTGATTTTGTACATCTTGGATTCTTCTTGTTGGATGGAAATAACAATCTTGAGGATGACTCCAGTGTGAGTGAAGATCTGGATGTGGAGTGGAG ACTACTTGATGAGTTTGGTGATGGCCTAGGACTTGGTCAAGCCATTCCTTACATGgaacctcaatttctcacatATATGGCACTAGAGGGACACTTAGAAGCTGTGGag ACTGCTCTGGCACAGTTGGAGTCTCTTACATTTGATGCTGAACAGACTCATCCTCCTGCTACAAAACAGACCATAGATAGCCTGCCACAGATTGTTGTCACAGGTGACTACAATG GTCAAGAGCAGTGTTGTACTATCTGTTGCAGTGAATATGTGGAAGGTGAAATCATTACAGAGCTACCCTGTCATCATTTGTTTCACAAACCTTGTATAACTCTTTGGTTACAGAGA tCGGGAACATGCCCTGTTTGTCGTCATGTCCTTGCACCTGTACTTCCCGAAGCAGCTGATGACactgttttttttatttga
- the PJA2 gene encoding E3 ubiquitin-protein ligase Praja-2 isoform X2: protein MGQGLGRYAWPKPAGAYQTFTGGRRHSFVGFRPFLNNQDIDGHQQNDDCKQLELEDVQKENSLSFSEDSSPFVQVSEPLSKDAGTREPVCQSASSQTSPFSVFSYDLEGNQTSRDLMNPYEKSEDAAEYTSGGHNDLNGKNGIAFVNIDSYEPDSSDGEEEDGLDKFSWIREAAGLIQGRLDNILSQCQKDMESINDLESRLSAFNHSVYKESCEEAGPIPLACPNNKRPKSAEDEATPKISLGDDSYEAQQIKHIVDVGIGTPVSAADVLNICDGDSDQENSSELVVRPKIRKQNTAKQLEREKHLPSDDEEENVSWRRIGTADVLQCHPECPLRGGKDEMSSGMFFLSKMRTHQKNIEIDLRRNALTREQNNVLSDSAFWNEFEDHNTHYLMSHKDDDSSECSDGEWSTSVPSYFTAVEKEQSSSDESWETVSCREERDPGVQRSSSGVTEESTDFCFQEEEQALLEEGEIPWLQYREEVESSSDEENDPIRDFVHLGFFLLDGNNNLEDDSSVSEDLDVEWRLLDEFGDGLGLGQAIPYMEPQFLTYMALEGHLEAVETALAQLESLTFDAEQTHPPATKQTIDSLPQIVVTGQEQCCTICCSEYVEGEIITELPCHHLFHKPCITLWLQRSGTCPVCRHVLAPVLPEAADDTVFFI, encoded by the exons ATGGGCCAAGGACTTGGCAGATATGCCTGGCCCAAACCTGCAGGAGCATATCAGACTTTTACAGGTGGAAGAAGACATTCCTTTGTTGGGTTTAGACCGTTTTTGAATAATCAAGACATAGATGGACATCAACAGAACGACGACTGCAAACAATTAGAATTGGAAGATGTTCAGAAAGAGAATTCTTTAT CTTTCTCTGAAGATTCTAGTCCATTTGTTCAAGTTTCTGAGCCTTTGTCAAAAGATGCTGGCACTAGAGAACCTGTTTGCCAAAGTGCATCAAGCCAAACATCACCATTTTCTGTATTCTCTTATGACTTAGAAGGCAACCAAACCTCACGGGACCTGATGAATCCTTATGAAAAATCTGAGGACGCTGCAGAATACACATCTGGAGGGCATAATGATTTGAATGGTAAAAATGGAATTGCTTTTGTAAACATTGACTCTTATGAGCCAGATAGCAGTGAtggagaggaagaggatggtCTAGACAAATTTTCTTGGATAAGAGAAGCAGCAGGTCTAATTCAGGGAAGACTAGATAACATACTTTCTCAGTGTCAAAAAGACATGGAGTCTATTAATGACTTAGAATCCCGACTCTCTGCTTTCAACCACAGTGTTTATAAAGAAAGTTGTGAAGAAGCAGGACCAATACCTTTGGCATGTCCAAACAATAAGAGACCTAAATCTGCTGAAGATGAAGCTACACCAAAAATTAGCCTGGGTGATGACAGTTATGAAGCACAGCAGATAAAACACATAGTGGATGTAGGAATTGGAACCCCTGTATCAGCTGCTGATGTGTTAAACATCTGTGATGGAGACTCTGACCAAGAAAATTCATCTGAACTAGTAGTGAGACctaaaattagaaaacaaaatactgcTAAACaactggagagagaaaaacatctcCCTAGTGATGatgaagaggaaaatgtttCCTGGAGGAGAATTGGAACTGCTGATGTCCTGCAGTGCCATCCTGAGTGCCCCTTGAGAGGTGGCAAAGATGAGATGAGTTCTGGTATGTTCTTTCTCTCAAAAATGCGCACTCATCAAAAGAACATAGAAATAGACTTAAGAAGAAATGCACTAACTCGAGAGCAAAACAATGTTCTAAGTGACAGTGCTTTTTGGAATGAGTTTGAAGACCACAACACACATTACTTAATGTCCCATAAAGATGATGACAg CTCAGAGTGCAGTGATGGAGAATGGTCTACATCTGTGCCCTCCTATTTTACTGCTGTGGAAAAAGAGCAGTCCTCAAGTGATGAAAGCTGGGAGACTGTCTCGTGCAGGGAGGAGCGTGACCCTGgtgtgcagaggagcagcagtggtgtGACAGAGGAGAGCACAGACTTCTGTTTCCAAGAAGA gGAGCAGGCATTATTGGAGGAAGGTGAAATTCCTTGGTTACAGTACCGAGAAGAAGTAGAAAGTAGCAGCGATGAGGAAAATGATCCAATTCGTGATTTTGTACATCTTGGATTCTTCTTGTTGGATGGAAATAACAATCTTGAGGATGACTCCAGTGTGAGTGAAGATCTGGATGTGGAGTGGAG ACTACTTGATGAGTTTGGTGATGGCCTAGGACTTGGTCAAGCCATTCCTTACATGgaacctcaatttctcacatATATGGCACTAGAGGGACACTTAGAAGCTGTGGag ACTGCTCTGGCACAGTTGGAGTCTCTTACATTTGATGCTGAACAGACTCATCCTCCTGCTACAAAACAGACCATAGATAGCCTGCCACAGATTGTTGTCACAG GTCAAGAGCAGTGTTGTACTATCTGTTGCAGTGAATATGTGGAAGGTGAAATCATTACAGAGCTACCCTGTCATCATTTGTTTCACAAACCTTGTATAACTCTTTGGTTACAGAGA tCGGGAACATGCCCTGTTTGTCGTCATGTCCTTGCACCTGTACTTCCCGAAGCAGCTGATGACactgttttttttatttga
- the PJA2 gene encoding E3 ubiquitin-protein ligase Praja-2 isoform X3, which yields MGQGLGRYAWPKPAGAYQTFTGGRRHSFVGFRPFLNNQDIDGHQQNDDCKQLELEDVQKENSLSFSEDSSPFVQVSEPLSKDAGTREPVCQSASSQTSPFSVFSYDLEGNQTSRDLMNPYEKSEDAAEYTSGGHNDLNGKNGIAFVNIDSYEPDSSDGEEEDGLDKFSWIREAAGLIQGRLDNILSQCQKDMESINDLESRLSAFNHSVYKESCEEAGPIPLACPNNKRPKSAEDEATPKISLGDDSYEAQQIKHIVDVGIGTPVSAADVLNICDGDSDQENSSELVVRPKIRKQNTAKQLEREKHLPSDDEEENVSWRRIGTADVLQCHPECPLRGGKDEMSSGMFFLSKMRTHQKNIEIDLRRNALTREQNNVLSDSAFWNEFEDHNTHYLMSHKDDDSSECSDGEWSTSVPSYFTAVEKEQSSSDESWETVSCREERDPGVQRSSSGVTEESTDFCFQEEEQALLEEGEIPWLQYREEVESSSDEENDPIRDFVHLGFFLLDGNNNLEDDSSVSEDLDVEWRLLWHSWSLLHLMLNRLILLLQNRP from the exons ATGGGCCAAGGACTTGGCAGATATGCCTGGCCCAAACCTGCAGGAGCATATCAGACTTTTACAGGTGGAAGAAGACATTCCTTTGTTGGGTTTAGACCGTTTTTGAATAATCAAGACATAGATGGACATCAACAGAACGACGACTGCAAACAATTAGAATTGGAAGATGTTCAGAAAGAGAATTCTTTAT CTTTCTCTGAAGATTCTAGTCCATTTGTTCAAGTTTCTGAGCCTTTGTCAAAAGATGCTGGCACTAGAGAACCTGTTTGCCAAAGTGCATCAAGCCAAACATCACCATTTTCTGTATTCTCTTATGACTTAGAAGGCAACCAAACCTCACGGGACCTGATGAATCCTTATGAAAAATCTGAGGACGCTGCAGAATACACATCTGGAGGGCATAATGATTTGAATGGTAAAAATGGAATTGCTTTTGTAAACATTGACTCTTATGAGCCAGATAGCAGTGAtggagaggaagaggatggtCTAGACAAATTTTCTTGGATAAGAGAAGCAGCAGGTCTAATTCAGGGAAGACTAGATAACATACTTTCTCAGTGTCAAAAAGACATGGAGTCTATTAATGACTTAGAATCCCGACTCTCTGCTTTCAACCACAGTGTTTATAAAGAAAGTTGTGAAGAAGCAGGACCAATACCTTTGGCATGTCCAAACAATAAGAGACCTAAATCTGCTGAAGATGAAGCTACACCAAAAATTAGCCTGGGTGATGACAGTTATGAAGCACAGCAGATAAAACACATAGTGGATGTAGGAATTGGAACCCCTGTATCAGCTGCTGATGTGTTAAACATCTGTGATGGAGACTCTGACCAAGAAAATTCATCTGAACTAGTAGTGAGACctaaaattagaaaacaaaatactgcTAAACaactggagagagaaaaacatctcCCTAGTGATGatgaagaggaaaatgtttCCTGGAGGAGAATTGGAACTGCTGATGTCCTGCAGTGCCATCCTGAGTGCCCCTTGAGAGGTGGCAAAGATGAGATGAGTTCTGGTATGTTCTTTCTCTCAAAAATGCGCACTCATCAAAAGAACATAGAAATAGACTTAAGAAGAAATGCACTAACTCGAGAGCAAAACAATGTTCTAAGTGACAGTGCTTTTTGGAATGAGTTTGAAGACCACAACACACATTACTTAATGTCCCATAAAGATGATGACAg CTCAGAGTGCAGTGATGGAGAATGGTCTACATCTGTGCCCTCCTATTTTACTGCTGTGGAAAAAGAGCAGTCCTCAAGTGATGAAAGCTGGGAGACTGTCTCGTGCAGGGAGGAGCGTGACCCTGgtgtgcagaggagcagcagtggtgtGACAGAGGAGAGCACAGACTTCTGTTTCCAAGAAGA gGAGCAGGCATTATTGGAGGAAGGTGAAATTCCTTGGTTACAGTACCGAGAAGAAGTAGAAAGTAGCAGCGATGAGGAAAATGATCCAATTCGTGATTTTGTACATCTTGGATTCTTCTTGTTGGATGGAAATAACAATCTTGAGGATGACTCCAGTGTGAGTGAAGATCTGGATGTGGAGTGGAG ACTGCTCTGGCACAGTTGGAGTCTCTTACATTTGATGCTGAACAGACTCATCCTCCTGCTACAAAACAGACCATAG